A genomic region of Acipenser ruthenus chromosome 9, fAciRut3.2 maternal haplotype, whole genome shotgun sequence contains the following coding sequences:
- the LOC131738045 gene encoding centrosomal protein of 57 kDa-like yields MATAAATYSSETLRDLLGVSSCGPAMSQPPSLPSFAEYPMHRPFLNADLRRSPDKPVKAYPESSSTAILSALKNLQEKIQRLEVERAQAEENLQRLSHQTSEYKKVLDREREHRDSSKTQATRHNQELSTQLAAAESRCKLLEKQLEYMRKMVRNAETERTTLLKKQVSLEQERSVDTSDVQAKFEKLDLLEQEYLRLTATQGLAENKICELQEKLREEEHQRKLVQDKAAQLQTGLEANRILLQSVSPKPPKAKKTKKKKKQAAKRPVQQHYSHTQPHYRLSLGDVPFVAGKSTGTSHSVRANVQHVLHLMKQHNRLLCNDRVLSDRPVARKLSSTTNCRRASTTSTTSSSSSCSEELSDLLLALQDEFGHMSFEHQELVKQIHETRTDRLRQDLERELESLVKRMEAKGDQIAKVHRHQGQLEKLKSSQRKHSSDGRGSRRVSGVGEVKVTTTVTTRGKSAGQIKVKPGEKSKDSLRLLRDMQTLQTSLRKDDIHWDY; encoded by the exons AtggcgacagcagcagcaaccTACTCTTCTGAGACG CTGCGAGACCTGCTCGGTGTAAGCTCCTGTGGCCCGGCCATGTCTCAGCCTCCATCCTTACCCTCCTTTGCGGAGTACCCGATGCACCGCCCCTTCCTCAACGCTGACCTGCGGAGATCCCCTGACAAACCAGTCAAAGCGTACCCGGAGAGCAGCAGCACAG CGATCCTATCGGCGCTGAAGAACCTACAGGAAAAGATTCAGCGTCTAGAAGTGGAGCGGGCGCAGGCTGAGGAGAACCTGCAgcggctctcccaccagaccAGCGAGTACAAGAAGGTGCTGGACCGCGAGCGAGAGCACCGCGACTCCAGCAAGACGCAGGCAACCAGGCACAACCAAG AGCTGTCAACACAGCTAGCAGCTGCTGAATCTCGGTGTAAACTTCTGGAGAAACAGCTGGAATACATGAGGAAGATGGTCCGCAACGCAGAAACGGAAAGAACAACGCTGTTAAAGAAGCAG GTTTCTTTAGAACAAGAGCGATCTGTCGACACATCAGATGTCCAGGCCAAGTTTGAGAAGCTGGACCTGCTGGAACAAGAATACCTCAGGCTCACAGCAACACAGGGACTGGCAGAG AATAAAATCTGTGAGCTGCAAGAGAAGCTTCGAGAAGAAGAGCACCAGAGAAAACTGGTTCAGGACAAGGCTGCTCAG TTACAGACCGGGTTAGAAGCCAATCGAATCTTGCTTCAGTCTGTGTCCCCTAAACCACCAAaggcaaagaaaacaaaaaagaagaaaaaacaagcaGCAAAA AGGCCTGTTCAACAGCACTATTCACACACCCAGCCTCATTACAGACTGAGTCTAGGGGACGTCCCCTTTGTAGCAGGAAAG TCCACTGGTACCAGCCACTCGGTACGTGCCAATGTCCAGCATGTGCTGCACCTGATGAAGCAGCACAACAGGCTGCTGTGTAACGACCGTGTGTTGAGCGATAGGCCAGTGGCCAGGAAGTTAAGCTCCACCACCAATTGCAGGAGGGCTTCGACCACCTCCACCActagctcctcctcttcctgcagCGAGGAGCTCTCCGACCTGTTGCTGGCACTGCAGGATGAGTTTGGGCACATGAGCTT TGAACACCAAGAACTAGTGAAACAGATTCACGAAACTCGGACAGACCGTTTGCGACAAGACTTGGAACGAGAGTTGGAATCGCTGGTTAAGAGAATGGAGGCTAAAGGGGACCAGATAGCGAAAGTGCACAGGCACCAAGGACAG CTGGAGAAATTAAAGTCGTCACAAAGGAAGCATTCAAGCGATGGCAGGGGGAGCAGGAGAGTGTCTGGAGTCGGGGAGGTGAAGGTCACAACCACTGTCACCACAAGAGGAAAGAGTGCGGGTCAGATCAAGGTGAAACCAGGGGAGAAAAGCAAGGACAGTCTGAGACTGCTCAGGGACATGCAGACCCTGCAGACTTCACTCCGCAAGGACGATATCCACTGGGATTACTGA